The Hymenobacter baengnokdamensis genome includes a region encoding these proteins:
- a CDS encoding TlpA family protein disulfide reductase: MKALTLWLTGLTLLAAPVAAQTTAELHGHLTNTGSEKLLLTWWGQPLATHEQQRAVHLEPNGDFSLSVPVARPMLAQLSYGDEEIPVFLEPGDALELHGNAEDLAATGKFDSADGAAHRPAAAANNYLQELSRRFLNNDDYQVLPENIKLAEKGFLSFLDYRRSHEQDLLKQTSRRGRFTPAFEAYAEADITYTYAEDRLTYADLREQTVADQPRLDLSPGYYAFLQEPGLLPGNEEAVASAHYQDFLLDYVHYQARATGHQPSSPDYFPTCYRLGDNLLHAAARPVVLGRIVLETIRQGHVAHAQAMLTTYATTAQAPAGWVAQLRSDLADHQSFAIGSAAPPVVMRTVDGKELSLSDFRGKLVYLMFWDSRYPAGQRELPYLKELMAALAGQPIVVLMAALDESPTSWQQTVACASPALAGTQAYVLSSGSNQTLRQAYSIERLPDAVLIAEDGTLLDLHPRHLSSRALQDDLKAAVGRAAAYRAVALNQL; encoded by the coding sequence ATGAAAGCACTAACTCTCTGGCTCACAGGCCTGACCTTACTGGCTGCCCCGGTAGCTGCCCAAACCACTGCCGAACTGCACGGCCACCTTACTAATACGGGCTCCGAAAAGCTGCTGCTGACCTGGTGGGGCCAGCCCCTGGCTACCCACGAGCAGCAGCGGGCGGTACACCTCGAGCCGAATGGCGATTTCAGCCTCTCAGTGCCGGTGGCACGCCCGATGCTGGCCCAGCTTAGCTACGGCGACGAGGAAATTCCGGTTTTTCTGGAGCCGGGTGATGCCCTGGAGCTGCACGGCAACGCCGAAGACCTGGCCGCTACCGGTAAGTTTGACTCGGCCGACGGTGCAGCGCACCGCCCGGCCGCCGCGGCCAACAACTACTTGCAGGAGCTGAGCCGGCGCTTTCTCAACAACGACGATTACCAGGTGTTGCCGGAGAATATAAAGCTGGCCGAAAAAGGGTTCCTCTCTTTTCTGGATTACCGGCGTAGCCATGAGCAGGACTTGTTGAAGCAAACCAGCCGGCGCGGCAGGTTTACGCCCGCTTTTGAGGCCTATGCCGAAGCCGATATTACCTATACCTACGCCGAGGACCGCCTCACGTATGCCGACCTGCGCGAGCAAACCGTAGCCGACCAGCCGCGCCTCGATTTGTCGCCCGGTTACTATGCTTTTCTGCAGGAGCCCGGCCTGCTGCCGGGCAATGAAGAGGCGGTAGCCAGCGCACACTATCAGGATTTTTTGCTCGACTACGTGCATTATCAGGCGCGGGCCACGGGGCACCAGCCCAGTAGCCCCGACTACTTTCCGACCTGCTACCGCTTGGGGGATAACCTTTTGCACGCCGCCGCACGCCCGGTGGTGCTTGGCCGCATCGTGCTCGAAACCATTCGGCAGGGCCACGTAGCTCACGCCCAGGCCATGCTCACGACCTATGCGACTACGGCCCAGGCCCCGGCCGGCTGGGTGGCGCAGCTGCGTTCCGACCTGGCCGACCACCAGTCGTTTGCTATCGGGAGCGCAGCTCCGCCCGTGGTTATGCGTACCGTAGATGGCAAAGAGCTTTCTCTGAGTGACTTTCGGGGTAAGCTGGTGTACCTCATGTTCTGGGATAGCCGCTACCCGGCCGGTCAGCGCGAGCTGCCTTATCTGAAAGAGCTAATGGCTGCCCTGGCCGGCCAGCCCATTGTGGTGCTAATGGCCGCGCTCGATGAGTCGCCCACCAGCTGGCAGCAAACGGTGGCCTGCGCCAGCCCGGCGCTGGCCGGGACGCAAGCTTACGTACTGTCGTCTGGTAGTAACCAGACTTTGCGCCAGGCCTATAGCATTGAGCGGCTGCCCGACGCCGTGCTCATTGCCGAAGATGGCACCCTGCTCGACCTGCACCCACGCCATCTGAGCAGCCGCGCGCTGCAAGACGACCTGAAGGCCGCCGTGGGCCGGGCCGCCGCCTACCGGGCGGTGGCACTTAATCAATTGTAA
- a CDS encoding LysM peptidoglycan-binding domain-containing protein, with amino-acid sequence MRKILPVLLLGLASRPALALPDTSAPIVPATLDVAGLHLTLDADARQLVQAKVNSLCRHTASFEARVALAESAFPLIEQVLAEEGIPADFRYLVLQESALQGNAESAHGAVGYWQLKRETALGLGLTVNSTVDERRHLIASTRAAARYLNRNNATLHNWANALLSYNTGLGGVRPFTRPGDADATELTFTSQTNQYLLDFIAQKVAFEPACAQQTVPFVAWREVPAAPGQSLAQQAAAFSADPAAVARLNPWLLTGTVPQDGRPYTLLVPLATGPLLAVSPAPTLPAAALPAPTYLRINGLKALLAQPGESAAALAQRGGASLSFFQKVNELGANEVPIPGEPYFFQRKKEASEEDYHVVTPGQTLAAVAQHYGVLRRSLRFFNRLPTDEAVRPGLVLWLSHARPRTIAAEYQAVPGTRPVAARPAPEPEATAPQPYNPADDEELASINELPTEVPGPPVQPLPAQRPTVLSEGLPSPAPATAMARLPTPTAMRPATAADYSHPYLVAPGETLYALARRVGMRPAELAAWNNLSPSTPLRAGQLLHLSPPATEPSPMASNVSSGAYTVATGDTFYSISRRYGCTVAQLLAHNERATPTLRVGETLRVPTL; translated from the coding sequence ATGAGAAAAATCTTACCCGTCTTGCTGCTGGGGCTGGCCAGCCGCCCGGCGCTGGCACTACCGGACACAAGTGCGCCTATAGTACCCGCCACGCTCGACGTAGCGGGCCTGCACCTGACGCTCGACGCCGACGCCCGGCAGCTGGTACAAGCCAAAGTGAACAGCCTGTGCCGCCACACCGCCTCGTTTGAGGCCCGCGTGGCACTGGCCGAGTCGGCTTTTCCGCTTATCGAGCAAGTGCTGGCTGAGGAAGGGATTCCGGCCGATTTCCGCTACCTCGTGCTGCAGGAGAGTGCGCTGCAAGGCAACGCCGAAAGCGCCCACGGGGCCGTTGGCTACTGGCAGCTGAAGCGCGAAACGGCGCTGGGCCTGGGCCTGACCGTGAACAGCACCGTTGACGAGCGCCGCCACCTGATAGCCAGCACCCGCGCCGCCGCCCGCTACCTCAATCGCAACAATGCCACGCTCCACAACTGGGCCAATGCGCTGCTCAGCTATAATACGGGCCTGGGCGGCGTGCGCCCCTTCACCCGGCCCGGCGACGCCGACGCTACCGAGCTGACTTTCACCAGCCAGACCAATCAGTACCTGCTGGATTTTATAGCTCAGAAAGTAGCCTTTGAGCCGGCCTGCGCTCAGCAAACAGTGCCCTTCGTAGCCTGGCGCGAGGTGCCCGCTGCCCCTGGCCAGAGCCTGGCCCAGCAAGCCGCGGCCTTCTCGGCCGACCCGGCCGCCGTGGCCCGGCTCAACCCCTGGCTGCTGACGGGCACCGTACCGCAGGATGGGCGTCCGTACACCCTGCTGGTGCCATTGGCCACCGGTCCGCTCCTGGCGGTCAGTCCGGCCCCAACCTTGCCCGCGGCCGCGCTTCCCGCCCCTACCTATCTGCGCATCAATGGGCTGAAGGCCTTGTTGGCCCAGCCCGGCGAATCGGCTGCGGCGCTGGCCCAGCGCGGCGGTGCCAGCCTGAGCTTTTTTCAGAAAGTAAACGAGCTGGGTGCCAACGAGGTCCCCATTCCGGGCGAGCCGTACTTTTTTCAGCGAAAGAAGGAGGCGTCCGAAGAAGATTACCACGTAGTAACTCCCGGCCAGACGCTGGCCGCCGTGGCGCAGCACTACGGAGTGCTGCGCCGGTCGCTGCGCTTTTTCAATCGCCTGCCTACTGATGAGGCAGTGCGGCCGGGCCTCGTGCTGTGGCTCAGCCACGCCCGGCCCCGTACCATTGCCGCTGAGTACCAGGCGGTACCCGGTACGCGGCCGGTGGCAGCACGGCCCGCTCCCGAGCCGGAAGCCACCGCGCCCCAGCCCTACAACCCGGCCGACGACGAGGAGCTGGCAAGTATTAATGAGCTGCCCACCGAAGTACCAGGGCCGCCCGTGCAGCCGCTGCCTGCCCAGCGCCCGACCGTACTGAGTGAAGGCTTACCCAGCCCCGCCCCAGCGACAGCGATGGCGCGCCTGCCCACGCCAACGGCTATGCGGCCGGCGACGGCCGCCGACTACAGCCACCCTTATCTGGTAGCGCCCGGCGAAACCCTGTATGCGCTGGCCCGGCGCGTGGGCATGCGCCCCGCCGAGCTGGCAGCCTGGAACAACCTTTCGCCCTCGACGCCCCTGCGCGCCGGCCAGTTGCTGCACCTGAGCCCACCCGCCACCGAGCCCAGCCCGATGGCCAGTAACGTCTCCAGCGGCGCTTATACCGTAGCGACGGGCGACACCTTTTACAGCATTTCCCGGCGCTATGGCTGCACCGTGGCCCAGCTGCTGGCTCATAATGAGCGGGCTACGCCCACGCTGCGCGTAGGCGAAACGCTGCGGGTACCCACACTATAG
- a CDS encoding outer membrane beta-barrel protein has translation MSNVFNNYYLTQGGGLSYRYNTRKLQASVGASAQVARLQGDQTFPRPGPVDYTFWNVLPQANLMWRPDREHNLRLFYRTSTNPPSLSQLQAVVNNSNPLQLTIGNPSLRQEYAHNFVARYTAAKANRAGNFFALLAGTYTQNPISNNTLVASRDTTVRPIFSDQSIAVHLPAGAQLTQSTNLQQEYTVRTLANYGHPLAVIKSNYNVSLGASFSQNPGLVNNALNYARTPALTGGLTLSSNVSEKLDFTLSSNSTQSYVRNTLSHQLDNAYFSQLTRLKFTWIVGPGITFQTDVAHQLYRGLSSAYNQNYVLWNASIGKKLFPGQRGEIKLYAFDILKQNRAIQRNVTVAYYEDVQTTVLQQYFMLMFTYNIRSANMTTLPTAPEERGGGRRGGFEGRPGGGQGGPPGGFGGPPRD, from the coding sequence CTGAGCAACGTATTCAATAATTACTATCTTACCCAGGGCGGCGGCCTGAGCTACCGCTACAACACGCGCAAGCTGCAAGCCTCGGTGGGCGCCAGCGCCCAGGTGGCGCGGCTGCAGGGCGACCAGACCTTTCCCCGTCCTGGCCCGGTCGACTACACTTTCTGGAACGTGCTGCCCCAGGCCAACCTGATGTGGCGCCCCGACCGCGAGCACAACCTGCGCCTGTTTTACCGCACCAGCACCAATCCGCCGAGCCTGAGCCAGCTGCAAGCGGTGGTGAATAACTCCAACCCCCTGCAGCTGACTATCGGCAACCCCTCGCTGCGGCAGGAGTACGCCCACAACTTCGTGGCCCGCTACACGGCCGCCAAAGCCAACCGGGCCGGCAACTTTTTTGCGTTGCTCGCGGGCACCTACACCCAGAACCCCATCTCGAACAATACCCTGGTGGCCAGCCGCGACACCACGGTGCGGCCGATTTTTTCGGACCAGTCCATCGCCGTGCACCTGCCGGCCGGCGCGCAGCTCACGCAATCGACCAACCTGCAGCAGGAATACACGGTGCGCACGCTGGCCAACTACGGCCACCCGCTGGCCGTCATCAAGTCGAACTACAACGTGAGCCTGGGGGCCAGCTTCAGCCAGAACCCCGGCCTGGTCAACAACGCCCTCAACTACGCCCGCACCCCGGCTCTGACCGGCGGCCTGACCCTGAGCAGCAACGTGAGCGAGAAGCTGGACTTTACGCTCTCGTCGAACTCGACCCAGAGCTACGTACGCAATACGCTCAGCCACCAGCTCGACAACGCGTATTTCAGCCAGCTTACCCGCCTGAAATTCACCTGGATAGTAGGGCCGGGCATTACGTTTCAGACCGATGTGGCCCACCAGCTCTACCGGGGCCTGAGCAGCGCCTACAACCAGAACTACGTGCTCTGGAATGCCTCGATTGGCAAGAAGCTTTTTCCCGGTCAGCGCGGCGAAATCAAGCTCTACGCCTTCGATATTCTCAAGCAGAACCGCGCCATTCAGCGCAACGTGACGGTGGCGTACTACGAGGACGTGCAAACCACGGTGCTCCAGCAGTATTTCATGCTGATGTTCACGTATAACATCCGCTCGGCCAACATGACCACCCTGCCCACCGCGCCCGAAGAGCGGGGCGGCGGGCGGCGCGGTGGCTTCGAGGGGCGGCCCGGAGGCGGCCAGGGCGGCCCACCCGGCGGCTTCGGCGGCCCGCCCCGCGACTAG
- a CDS encoding carboxypeptidase regulatory-like domain-containing protein: MRFLLFAGLAWLLAFSASAQSIVRGKVLDGKDQSPLIGANAVLIHLPDSVRTGSAVAADGSFEITGVAPGRYVFLASFIGYRDQRQPLTVPAGGAPIALGTVAMQAGGVALKTVVVTGQAVQAVQHGDTTSLNAKAFKVNQDATAGDLITKMPGITVDATGKTQAQGEQVQQVLVDGKPFFGTDPDAVLKNLPAEAIDRVEIFDQQSEQSRFSGFNDGNTQKTLNIITKPSFRNGQFGRAVVGAGEGNSPTSSQVGRYQASLNLNDFHGDRRMTVLAQSNNVNQQNFGTDDLLGVIGNSAPGGNRGGGGGGGGSGANPGDFLVNQSGGISQTNAAGANYSNTWNKKTELTGSYFFNNSTNTLNSSTFRQYVLPAQSSTTYSATSLSGSTNTNHRANFRLDQKIDSMTSVLFRPRISWQRNDANQTLTGITARAGTTQSQINTLYQSNNQASNPGGDVLLRRRLGRRAGRTLSLSVNGAYNGRTGTTTLQTTNVGSSNANLNQKSDLTQHSGTVAGNLAYTEPVGRHAQLQANYSLSYAPNNSRKLTNDYALGDTQYLTPASTRR, from the coding sequence ATGCGCTTTCTACTCTTCGCCGGCCTGGCCTGGCTGCTGGCTTTCAGCGCTTCTGCCCAAAGCATTGTGCGCGGTAAAGTGCTCGATGGCAAAGACCAGAGCCCGCTCATCGGGGCCAACGCGGTGCTCATTCACCTGCCCGACTCGGTGCGCACCGGCTCGGCGGTGGCGGCCGATGGCAGCTTTGAGATAACGGGCGTGGCGCCGGGGCGCTACGTGTTTCTGGCCTCGTTTATCGGCTACCGCGACCAGCGCCAGCCGCTGACGGTGCCGGCCGGCGGCGCGCCCATCGCGCTGGGCACGGTGGCGATGCAGGCGGGCGGCGTGGCCCTGAAAACGGTGGTAGTGACCGGCCAGGCGGTGCAGGCCGTGCAGCACGGCGACACGACCAGCCTCAACGCCAAGGCGTTTAAGGTCAACCAGGATGCCACGGCCGGCGACCTCATCACCAAGATGCCGGGCATCACGGTCGATGCCACGGGCAAGACCCAGGCCCAGGGCGAGCAGGTGCAGCAGGTACTCGTCGATGGCAAGCCCTTCTTCGGCACCGACCCCGACGCCGTGCTCAAAAACCTGCCCGCCGAGGCCATCGACCGGGTGGAGATTTTCGACCAGCAAAGCGAGCAGAGCCGCTTTTCGGGCTTCAACGACGGCAATACCCAGAAAACGCTCAACATTATTACCAAGCCCTCGTTTCGCAACGGGCAGTTTGGGCGGGCCGTGGTGGGCGCGGGCGAGGGCAACTCGCCCACCAGCAGCCAGGTCGGGCGCTACCAGGCCAGCCTGAACCTCAACGACTTTCACGGCGACCGGCGCATGACGGTGCTGGCCCAGAGCAACAACGTGAACCAGCAGAACTTCGGCACCGACGACCTGCTGGGCGTTATCGGCAACTCGGCGCCCGGCGGCAACCGGGGCGGCGGGGGCGGGGGCGGCGGGTCGGGCGCCAACCCCGGCGACTTTCTGGTGAATCAGAGCGGCGGCATCAGCCAAACCAACGCGGCGGGGGCCAACTACTCGAATACCTGGAATAAAAAGACCGAGCTGACGGGTAGCTATTTCTTCAATAATTCCACTAATACTCTCAATAGCAGCACGTTTCGACAGTACGTGCTGCCGGCGCAGAGCAGCACGACGTACAGCGCGACCTCGCTCTCGGGCAGCACCAATACCAACCACCGCGCTAATTTCCGGCTCGACCAGAAAATCGATTCCATGACGTCGGTGCTGTTCCGGCCCCGGATTTCGTGGCAGCGAAACGACGCCAACCAGACCCTGACCGGCATTACGGCCCGCGCCGGCACCACCCAGAGCCAGATTAACACGCTCTACCAGTCGAACAACCAGGCCAGCAACCCCGGCGGCGACGTGCTGCTGCGCCGCCGCCTGGGCCGCCGCGCCGGCCGCACGCTCTCGCTGAGCGTCAATGGCGCGTACAACGGCCGCACGGGCACGACCACGCTGCAAACCACTAACGTCGGCAGTTCCAACGCCAACCTCAATCAGAAGTCGGACCTGACCCAGCACAGCGGTACCGTGGCCGGCAACCTGGCTTACACCGAGCCGGTGGGCCGGCACGCGCAGCTGCAAGCCAATTATTCGCTGAGCTACGCGCCCAACAACTCCCGCAAGCTCACCAACGACTACGCCCTCGGCGATACTCAGTACCTGACCCCCGCCTCGACTCGGCGCTGA
- a CDS encoding O-methyltransferase → MTDDAIQAYANTHSEPEPPLLHALWRETHLQLLMPRMATGHWQGRLLSMLAHLLKPRRVLEIGTFTGYATLCLAEGLPTDGQLHTIEINPERESRIRRYIAAAGLTGRVQLHIGDAADVLAGLVGEVWDLVFIDADKLHNSRYFELVVNQVRPGGLLIVDNVLWGGKALADYPLKANDHDTRAVRAFNAQVRHDPRVVPLLLPVRDGLLLLRKT, encoded by the coding sequence ATGACCGACGACGCTATTCAGGCCTACGCCAACACCCATTCCGAGCCCGAGCCGCCGCTGCTGCACGCGCTCTGGCGCGAAACCCACTTGCAATTGCTGATGCCGCGCATGGCTACCGGCCACTGGCAGGGCCGGCTGCTAAGTATGCTTGCGCACCTGCTAAAGCCAAGGCGGGTGCTCGAAATCGGCACCTTTACGGGCTACGCGACGCTGTGCCTGGCAGAAGGCTTACCTACTGATGGCCAGCTACATACCATTGAGATTAATCCTGAGCGCGAAAGCCGCATCCGGCGCTACATAGCGGCGGCGGGGCTTACCGGGCGCGTGCAGCTGCACATTGGCGATGCGGCCGATGTTTTGGCGGGCCTGGTCGGCGAAGTGTGGGACTTGGTCTTTATTGATGCCGACAAGCTGCATAATAGCCGGTACTTTGAGCTGGTTGTCAACCAGGTGCGGCCGGGCGGACTACTTATCGTGGACAATGTGCTGTGGGGCGGCAAGGCCCTGGCCGATTATCCACTCAAAGCCAACGACCACGATACCCGCGCCGTACGTGCCTTTAATGCGCAGGTGCGGCACGACCCGCGCGTGGTGCCGCTGCTGCTGCCCGTGCGCGACGGCCTGCTGCTGCTGCGCAAAACTTAA
- a CDS encoding YDG/SRA domain-containing protein yields the protein MGATPTFGHVGTARPGDLFASRLDLSLRGQHRPPRAGVCATSAHGAESLILADQYEDDEIHDDYFWYAGYGSRDGQTGRQVAHQDLNHRNRALTRSQETGRPIRVFRRIDAAPAAWQFRYEGLFYIVNLEYITGKSGFGVYRFRLEPWRAKTN from the coding sequence ATGGGGGCTACTCCAACTTTCGGCCACGTTGGTACGGCGCGCCCAGGCGACTTATTCGCTTCGCGCCTCGACTTGTCGTTGCGCGGGCAGCACCGACCGCCGCGGGCCGGCGTGTGCGCCACCAGCGCGCACGGGGCCGAGAGCCTTATTCTGGCCGACCAGTACGAGGATGATGAAATCCACGACGACTACTTCTGGTATGCCGGCTATGGCAGCCGCGATGGCCAGACCGGCCGGCAGGTAGCCCACCAGGACCTCAACCACCGCAACCGGGCGCTGACGCGCAGCCAGGAAACCGGCCGGCCCATTCGGGTTTTTCGGCGTATCGACGCGGCTCCGGCAGCCTGGCAGTTTCGCTACGAAGGCCTGTTTTATATAGTAAATTTAGAATATATAACGGGTAAATCCGGCTTTGGGGTGTACCGCTTCCGGCTGGAGCCGTGGCGTGCAAAGACAAATTAA
- a CDS encoding M16 family metallopeptidase — protein sequence MSDYHQFEYPNGIRLLHKEVPHTKIAHCGFLLDIGSRDEQTHQQGLAHFWEHMAFKGTHKRKSFHILNRLETVGGELNAYTTKEKICFYATLLSTHFERAFELLTDLTFNSIFPEKEVEKERGVILEEMSMYQDAPEDAIIDDFDAVIYGQHPLGINILGTRESVSGFQTADFHKFYDENVRTDRLVFSSVSNLSFKEVKRLADRFLAPIPARLGPRARLPFAGYVRHDRTEQRPISQAHCLVGGPAYPLTDERRVPFFMLNNILGGPGMNSRLNLAVREKYGLVYTIDSSYSPYTDTGLFGIYFGTEAKQLSRTLGLVQKELKLLRDKELTTSQLHVAKNQLMGQLAMSEESNSGLMQLLGKSTLDLGRVEPLSEIFERIERVSSTELRELANEVLAEDNLSILQYVPEEK from the coding sequence ATGTCTGATTACCATCAATTCGAATATCCCAACGGCATTCGCCTCTTGCACAAGGAAGTACCACACACCAAAATTGCGCACTGCGGCTTTTTGCTCGATATCGGCTCGCGCGATGAGCAAACGCACCAGCAGGGCCTGGCGCATTTCTGGGAGCACATGGCCTTCAAGGGCACGCACAAGCGCAAGTCGTTTCACATCCTCAACCGCCTCGAAACGGTGGGCGGCGAGCTGAATGCCTACACCACCAAGGAGAAAATCTGCTTCTACGCCACGCTGCTCAGCACCCATTTTGAGCGCGCCTTTGAATTACTTACCGACCTGACGTTCAACTCGATATTTCCCGAAAAGGAAGTAGAGAAAGAGCGCGGCGTGATTCTGGAGGAGATGAGCATGTACCAGGATGCGCCCGAAGATGCCATTATCGACGACTTCGACGCCGTTATCTACGGGCAGCACCCGCTGGGCATCAATATTCTGGGTACCCGGGAGAGTGTGAGCGGCTTTCAGACCGCTGATTTTCACAAGTTCTACGACGAGAACGTGCGCACCGACCGGCTGGTATTCAGCTCGGTAAGCAACCTGTCGTTTAAAGAAGTAAAGCGGCTGGCCGACCGGTTTCTGGCCCCTATTCCGGCGCGGCTGGGGCCGCGGGCGCGCCTGCCCTTTGCGGGCTACGTGCGCCACGACCGCACCGAGCAGCGGCCCATCTCGCAGGCGCACTGCCTGGTGGGCGGCCCCGCCTACCCGCTCACCGACGAGCGCCGGGTGCCGTTTTTTATGCTCAACAATATCCTGGGTGGCCCCGGCATGAACTCGCGCCTCAACCTGGCCGTGCGCGAAAAATATGGCTTGGTCTATACTATCGACAGCAGCTATTCGCCCTACACCGACACGGGCTTATTTGGCATTTACTTTGGCACCGAGGCCAAACAGCTCAGCCGTACCCTGGGCCTGGTGCAGAAAGAACTCAAGCTATTGCGCGACAAAGAACTGACCACCAGCCAGCTGCACGTCGCCAAAAACCAACTCATGGGCCAGCTCGCCATGAGTGAGGAAAGCAACTCGGGCCTGATGCAGCTGCTGGGCAAAAGTACCCTCGACCTGGGCCGCGTAGAGCCGCTGAGCGAGATTTTCGAGCGTATCGAGCGCGTCTCCTCCACCGAGCTGCGTGAGCTGGCCAACGAAGTGCTGGCCGAAGACAACCTGAGCATTTTGCAGTACGTGCCGGAAGAAAAGTAG